In Anaerolineales bacterium, the following proteins share a genomic window:
- a CDS encoding class D sortase — translation MPRRKSPEDLSVEELRRLLIEKRRGARRERLEHFKRTGRVVAVEPDALESSAPVVETLEETGDQPQVPESKRRRVMDRVLLAVEVLAVVGLVGVLISGFGVLRDLNEEVASAFAQVELTPTPLVMAVVLPSGHTPPDAQGNTRPNLEEIPEHLRPMVQSLENLPIPTSAPDQAIRLQIPALGVDAPIVQGDGWEQLKKGVGQNLASANPGADGNVILSAHNDVYGELFRYLDKLVPGDQIIVYTQQRQYVYVVDRTAVVEPTAVEVMASTGSPTVTLISCYPYLVNDERIVVFGRLQN, via the coding sequence ATGCCTCGAAGGAAATCCCCCGAAGACTTGTCCGTTGAAGAACTGCGTCGCTTGTTGATCGAGAAGCGACGCGGCGCGCGGCGTGAACGGCTGGAACATTTCAAAAGGACAGGGCGCGTCGTTGCCGTGGAACCTGACGCGCTCGAGTCGTCGGCTCCAGTGGTGGAGACGCTCGAAGAAACGGGCGACCAGCCTCAAGTCCCAGAATCGAAGCGGCGGCGGGTGATGGACCGAGTCCTGTTGGCGGTGGAAGTCCTCGCAGTGGTGGGACTCGTCGGAGTCCTCATCAGCGGATTTGGAGTCTTGCGCGACCTGAATGAAGAGGTGGCATCCGCATTCGCTCAAGTGGAGTTGACGCCGACGCCGTTGGTGATGGCGGTGGTGCTTCCGTCGGGACACACGCCGCCCGACGCGCAGGGAAATACGCGACCGAACCTTGAGGAAATTCCCGAGCATCTGCGCCCGATGGTGCAGTCGCTGGAAAATCTGCCGATCCCCACGTCCGCGCCCGATCAGGCGATCCGTTTGCAAATCCCCGCGCTCGGCGTGGACGCGCCGATCGTGCAAGGCGATGGCTGGGAACAACTCAAAAAAGGCGTCGGGCAAAATTTGGCTTCGGCGAACCCTGGCGCGGACGGCAATGTGATCCTGTCGGCGCACAACGATGTGTATGGCGAGTTGTTCCGTTATTTGGATAAACTCGTGCCTGGCGATCAGATCATCGTGTACACTCAGCAGAGACAATACGTGTACGTGGTGGATCGTACGGCGGTCGTCGAGCCGACTGCGGTAGAAGTGATGGCAAGCACGGGTAGCCCAACCGTGACGTTGATCTCGTGTTATCCGTATCTCGTCAACGACGAGCGCATCGTTGTGTTTGGACGATTGCAGAATTAA